The following is a genomic window from Serratia ficaria.
CGCGCGACGTGGGCGTACTGAACCAGGTGGCGCTGACCGCGCCGGACATGAGCCCGGTTGCTGCCACCACCGACGCCACGCTGCCGATCCGCGTCGACGCGCCGCAGGCGTGCCCGCGTTACCTCGGCCGCGTGGTGAAAGGCATTAACGTCAAAGCCGCCAGCCCGCTGTGGATGCGCGAAAAACTGCGTCGCTGCGGCATTCGCTCCATCGATGCGGTGGTTGACGTCACCAACTACGTGCTGCTGGAACTTGGCCAGCCGATGCACGCCTTTGACCTGAACCGCATCGAAGGCGGCATCGTGGTGCGCATGGCGGAAGAAGGGGAAACCCTGACGCTGCTGGACGGCAACGAAGCCAAGCTGAGCGCCGATACCCTAGTGATCGCCGATCATCGAAAAGCGTTGGCGATGGGCGGCATCTTCGGTGGCGAGCACTCCGGGGTGAACGACGAGACGCAGGACGTATTGCTGGAATGCGCCTTCTTCAGCCCGCTGTCGATCACCGGCCGCGCGCGCCGCCAGGGTCTGCACACCGACGCCTCTCACCGCTACGAGCGCGGCGTGGATCCGGCGCTGCAGTACCAGGCGATGGAACGCGCGACGCGCCTGCTGATCGACATCTGCGGCGGCCAGGCCGGCCCGGTGATCGACGTGACTCATGAAAATGAGCTGCCGAAGCGCGCCACCATCCAGCTGCGCCGCGAGAAGCTGGATCGCCTGATTGGCCACGTGGTGCCGAGCGAGCAGGTCAGCGACATTTTGCGCCGCCTGGGTTGCCAGGTCACCGTACAGGGCGACAACTGGCTGGCGGTCGCGCCGAGCTGGCGTTTCGATATGGAAATCGAAGAAGACCTGGTGGAAGAGGTGGCGCGCGTTTACGGCTACAACAATATTCCCGACGTGCCGGTACGCGCCGATCTGGTGATGACCAAGCACCGCGAGGCCGACCTGACGCTGAAGCGCGTGAAAACCCTGCTGGTCGATCACGGCTTCCAGGAAGCCATCACCTACAGCTTTGTCGATCCTAAAGTGCAGGCGTTGCTGCACCCGGGCGAAGAAGCGCTGATTTTGCCAAGCCCTATTTCGGTGGAAATGTCGGCCATGCGCCTGTCGCTGTGGACCGGTCTGCTGTCTGCGGTGGTGTATAACCAGAACCGCCAGCAAACCCGCCTGCGCCTGTTCGAAAGCGGCCTGCGCTTTGTGCCTGATACTGCGGCGAATCTGGGGATCCGTCAGGATGTCATGCTGGCGGGCGTCATCGCCGGCCATACGCATGATGAACACTGGGATCTGGCGCGCAAGCCGGTCGACTTCTA
Proteins encoded in this region:
- the pheT gene encoding phenylalanine--tRNA ligase subunit beta, translating into MKFSELWLREWVNPAIGSEALSDQITMAGLEVDGVEPVAGAFNGVVVGEVVECGQHPNADKLRVTKVNVGGDRLLDIVCGAPNCRAGLKVAVATVGAVLPGDFKIKAAKLRGEPSEGMLCSFSELGISDDHDGIIELPQDAPIGSDIRDYLQLNDNTIEISVTPNRADCLGIIGVARDVGVLNQVALTAPDMSPVAATTDATLPIRVDAPQACPRYLGRVVKGINVKAASPLWMREKLRRCGIRSIDAVVDVTNYVLLELGQPMHAFDLNRIEGGIVVRMAEEGETLTLLDGNEAKLSADTLVIADHRKALAMGGIFGGEHSGVNDETQDVLLECAFFSPLSITGRARRQGLHTDASHRYERGVDPALQYQAMERATRLLIDICGGQAGPVIDVTHENELPKRATIQLRREKLDRLIGHVVPSEQVSDILRRLGCQVTVQGDNWLAVAPSWRFDMEIEEDLVEEVARVYGYNNIPDVPVRADLVMTKHREADLTLKRVKTLLVDHGFQEAITYSFVDPKVQALLHPGEEALILPSPISVEMSAMRLSLWTGLLSAVVYNQNRQQTRLRLFESGLRFVPDTAANLGIRQDVMLAGVIAGHTHDEHWDLARKPVDFYDLKGDLESVLELTGKLSEIQFRAEANPALHPGQSAAIYLHGERVGFIGVVHPELERKLDLNGRTLVFELEWNKVASRAVPQAREISRFPANRRDIAVVVAENVAAADILAECKKVGANQVVGVNLFDVYRGKGVAEGYKSLAISLVLQDTARTLEEEEIAATVAKCVEALKQRFQASLRD